The Setaria viridis chromosome 6, Setaria_viridis_v4.0, whole genome shotgun sequence genome contains a region encoding:
- the LOC117860123 gene encoding glycolipid transfer protein 2 isoform X2: MERKRKEMEKAKSGLRLAMEELCLCSPGDGEEKQEQVQPRSSTMDLLSVSKQLLHVLDEIGPTLLVLRQDIQQNIQRLQDLHERDSSKYASLTAIVTEEVEQETAKKTKSCTRAIIWLSRSISFSKYLLERLLKAPELSLREIVEEAYASTLKPWHGWISSAAYKVAMKLVPEREVLIALLMGNCQDFEDLAEDAKMLTYAVQPMLEEIDAISAKHNLDKMKSS; this comes from the exons ATggagaggaaaagaaaggagaTGGAGAAGGCCAAGTCTGGGCTGAGGCTGGCCATGGAGGAGCTCTGTTTATGCAGTCCAGGAGAtggggaggagaagcaggagcagGTGCAGCCAAGGTCATCCACCATGGACCTCCTCTCTGTCTCCAAGCAGCTCCTCCATGTCCTTG ATGAGATTGGACCAACGTTGCTAGTCCTGAGGCAAGACATTCAGCAAAACATTCAG AGATTACAAGATCTGCATGAAAGAGACTCTTCCAAATATGCGAGCTTGACGGCGATAGTTACAGAGGAAGTGGAGCAAGAGACAGCAAAGAAGACCAAAAGCTGCACCAGAGCTATCATCTGGTTGTCTAG GTCGATAAGTTTCTCAAAATATTTACTGGAGAGGCTGCTGAAAGCCCCAGAATTGAGCCTGAGAGAGATTGTGGAAGAAGCCTATGCTAGTACTCTAAAGCCATGGCATGGTTGGATCTCATCGGCTGCTTATAAG GTAGCAATGAAGCTCGTCCCAGAAAGAGAAGTTCTCATAGCGCTGCTGATGGGTAACTGTCAAGACTTTGAGGATCTTGCGGAAGATGCGAAAATGTTGACCTATGCTGTCCAGCCCATGTTAGAGGAGATCGATGCAATCTCG GCTAAACACAACTTGGACAAGATGAAATCCTCTTAG
- the LOC117860123 gene encoding glycolipid transfer protein 2 isoform X3, with the protein MERKRKEMEKAKSGLRLAMEELCLCSPGDGEEKQEQVQPRSSTMDLLSVSKQLLHVLDEIGPTLLVLRQDIQQNIQRLQDLHERDSSKYASLTAIVTEEVEQETAKKTKSCTRAIIWLSRSISFSKYLLERLLKAPELSLREIVEEAYASTLKPWHGWISSAAYKLSGSNEARPRKRSSHSAADG; encoded by the exons ATggagaggaaaagaaaggagaTGGAGAAGGCCAAGTCTGGGCTGAGGCTGGCCATGGAGGAGCTCTGTTTATGCAGTCCAGGAGAtggggaggagaagcaggagcagGTGCAGCCAAGGTCATCCACCATGGACCTCCTCTCTGTCTCCAAGCAGCTCCTCCATGTCCTTG ATGAGATTGGACCAACGTTGCTAGTCCTGAGGCAAGACATTCAGCAAAACATTCAG AGATTACAAGATCTGCATGAAAGAGACTCTTCCAAATATGCGAGCTTGACGGCGATAGTTACAGAGGAAGTGGAGCAAGAGACAGCAAAGAAGACCAAAAGCTGCACCAGAGCTATCATCTGGTTGTCTAG GTCGATAAGTTTCTCAAAATATTTACTGGAGAGGCTGCTGAAAGCCCCAGAATTGAGCCTGAGAGAGATTGTGGAAGAAGCCTATGCTAGTACTCTAAAGCCATGGCATGGTTGGATCTCATCGGCTGCTTATAAG ttgtcAGGTAGCAATGAAGCTCGTCCCAGAAAGAGAAGTTCTCATAGCGCTGCTGATGGGTAA
- the LOC117860123 gene encoding glycolipid transfer protein 2 isoform X1 has protein sequence MERKRKEMEKAKSGLRLAMEELCLCSPGDGEEKQEQVQPRSSTMDLLSVSKQLLHVLDEIGPTLLVLRQDIQQNIQRLQDLHERDSSKYASLTAIVTEEVEQETAKKTKSCTRAIIWLSRSISFSKYLLERLLKAPELSLREIVEEAYASTLKPWHGWISSAAYKVAMKLVPEREVLIALLMGNCQDFEDLAEDAKMLTYAVQPMLEEIDAISVRVLNFTSVYYQDKSCNERSEFLAHTCSIYICGLQAKHNLDKMKSS, from the exons ATggagaggaaaagaaaggagaTGGAGAAGGCCAAGTCTGGGCTGAGGCTGGCCATGGAGGAGCTCTGTTTATGCAGTCCAGGAGAtggggaggagaagcaggagcagGTGCAGCCAAGGTCATCCACCATGGACCTCCTCTCTGTCTCCAAGCAGCTCCTCCATGTCCTTG ATGAGATTGGACCAACGTTGCTAGTCCTGAGGCAAGACATTCAGCAAAACATTCAG AGATTACAAGATCTGCATGAAAGAGACTCTTCCAAATATGCGAGCTTGACGGCGATAGTTACAGAGGAAGTGGAGCAAGAGACAGCAAAGAAGACCAAAAGCTGCACCAGAGCTATCATCTGGTTGTCTAG GTCGATAAGTTTCTCAAAATATTTACTGGAGAGGCTGCTGAAAGCCCCAGAATTGAGCCTGAGAGAGATTGTGGAAGAAGCCTATGCTAGTACTCTAAAGCCATGGCATGGTTGGATCTCATCGGCTGCTTATAAG GTAGCAATGAAGCTCGTCCCAGAAAGAGAAGTTCTCATAGCGCTGCTGATGGGTAACTGTCAAGACTTTGAGGATCTTGCGGAAGATGCGAAAATGTTGACCTATGCTGTCCAGCCCATGTTAGAGGAGATCGATGCAATCTCGGTCAGAGTTTTGAACTTCACATCTGTCTATTAccaagataaaagttgcaatgAAAGATCAGAATTTCTTGCTCATACATgcagtatatatatatgtggttTGCAGGCTAAACACAACTTGGACAAGATGAAATCCTCTTAG